A single Bremerella cremea DNA region contains:
- a CDS encoding thioredoxin domain-containing protein has product MANRLEHETSPYLLQHANNPVDWFPWGAEALEVARDQQKPIFLSIGYSACHWCHVMEHESFESQEIADYLNANFVCIKVDREERPDLDQIYMNAVQLLTGHGGWPMSVFLTPELKPFFGGTYWPPTASRGMPGFDQVLRAVVDAWTNRREMALQQSQILTERLQSIGAGTTETAEIAPGRVDMAVKQMEQSFDERNGGFGQAPKFPHTMNVDLLLRHYVETQNDHSLKMVLTTLNKMAMGGIYDHLGGGFARYSVDAKWLVPHFEKMLYDNALLVSNYVDAFRLTKFPRYAQVVRETCDYILRDMTDELGGFHSTEDADSEGEEGKFYVWTPHEIHKLLGDETVAQRFCAVYDVTESGNFEGQSILNLKQPLAQFAELLQTSEDELAEEMANARQVLFNARCDRIRPGKDDKILTSWNGLMIEAFAKAGAALDEPRYLEAAKKAARFVLEKMTDSNGRLLHTYRHGQAKLPAYLDDYSYLASGMFALYEATFEATWLEECERLTQVAIEHFYDQDGGGFFYTADDHEALIARNKDFYDNSIPSGNGMAALVLAKLGKLVGNTEYLRLAEATVAAGADVLEKHPIAAGQLLIAYDFLQSSTEQVVLAAEQDDPSLPQLICQLQTQYRPRTLLAVHIGQSQPSPLLQPLLAEKTPLNGEATVYACENFHCQAPVSATSYLAQ; this is encoded by the coding sequence ACACGCCAACAATCCGGTCGATTGGTTTCCCTGGGGGGCGGAAGCGCTGGAGGTTGCGCGGGATCAACAAAAGCCGATCTTTCTGTCGATCGGTTACTCGGCATGCCATTGGTGCCACGTAATGGAACACGAAAGCTTTGAGTCGCAGGAGATCGCAGACTATTTGAATGCGAATTTCGTCTGCATCAAAGTCGATCGAGAAGAACGGCCTGATCTCGATCAGATTTACATGAACGCCGTACAACTGCTTACTGGGCACGGAGGCTGGCCGATGTCGGTCTTTCTCACGCCGGAGCTCAAACCGTTTTTCGGCGGCACTTACTGGCCACCAACGGCAAGCCGCGGCATGCCTGGCTTCGATCAAGTTTTGCGGGCCGTAGTCGACGCCTGGACCAATCGCCGCGAGATGGCCCTGCAGCAATCGCAGATTCTAACCGAGCGTTTGCAGAGCATTGGTGCCGGCACCACCGAAACAGCCGAGATCGCACCAGGACGGGTCGATATGGCGGTCAAACAAATGGAACAATCGTTCGATGAACGAAACGGAGGCTTCGGCCAAGCCCCTAAGTTCCCGCATACGATGAATGTCGACTTGCTGCTACGACACTACGTCGAAACGCAAAACGACCATTCGCTGAAAATGGTGCTTACCACCCTCAATAAGATGGCGATGGGTGGGATCTACGATCATTTAGGAGGTGGGTTCGCCCGGTATAGTGTCGACGCGAAATGGCTCGTTCCTCATTTCGAGAAAATGCTGTACGACAATGCCTTGCTGGTGAGCAACTATGTCGATGCCTTTCGGCTGACCAAGTTTCCTCGGTACGCCCAAGTTGTGCGAGAAACGTGCGACTACATCTTACGAGACATGACCGACGAACTGGGCGGTTTCCATAGCACCGAAGATGCCGATAGCGAAGGCGAAGAGGGAAAGTTCTATGTCTGGACACCGCACGAAATTCACAAGTTGCTCGGCGACGAGACGGTAGCTCAACGTTTCTGTGCGGTGTACGACGTAACCGAGTCAGGCAACTTCGAGGGGCAGAGCATTCTCAACCTCAAGCAGCCTCTCGCGCAATTCGCTGAGTTGTTGCAGACTTCCGAGGATGAACTCGCCGAAGAGATGGCCAACGCTCGCCAAGTGCTGTTCAACGCACGCTGCGATCGAATTCGGCCAGGAAAGGACGATAAAATCCTCACCAGCTGGAATGGGCTGATGATCGAAGCGTTTGCCAAAGCAGGGGCAGCGCTCGATGAACCTCGTTATCTGGAAGCCGCCAAGAAAGCAGCGCGATTCGTGCTTGAAAAAATGACCGACTCCAACGGTCGTTTGCTGCACACCTATCGCCATGGCCAAGCCAAGCTTCCTGCTTACCTGGACGACTACAGCTACTTAGCTTCCGGCATGTTCGCATTGTATGAAGCAACCTTCGAGGCAACCTGGCTGGAAGAGTGCGAACGTTTGACACAAGTGGCAATTGAGCACTTTTACGACCAGGACGGGGGCGGGTTCTTCTACACGGCAGACGATCACGAAGCCCTGATCGCGCGAAACAAGGACTTCTACGACAACAGTATCCCCAGCGGCAACGGCATGGCCGCGTTGGTTTTGGCCAAGCTGGGCAAACTGGTTGGCAATACCGAATACCTTCGCCTCGCCGAAGCGACGGTGGCTGCCGGAGCGGATGTGCTTGAGAAACATCCCATTGCGGCAGGACAGCTATTGATTGCTTACGACTTTTTGCAAAGCTCGACCGAGCAAGTTGTGCTCGCCGCCGAGCAGGACGATCCTTCTTTGCCGCAGCTGATCTGTCAACTTCAAACCCAATATCGCCCCCGCACCCTGCTGGCCGTTCATATCGGGCAATCGCAGCCCAGCCCGCTATTACAGCCACTGCTTGCCGAGAAAACACCTCTCAATGGCGAGGCGACCGTGTACGCCTGCGAGAATTTCCACTGCCAAGCCCCAGTTTCCGCTACGAGCTACCTGGCACAGTAG
- a CDS encoding YceI family protein translates to MMRLFGLLLVTGIVCLGCKPPAGDVENSSKTETNTTTAPAATNDTLPPPSEAVKPAETVKPAEAEKAPEAPAAEPAPMKEMPAEEPAPPAETPKEEPKEEPKPEPKAEPMAEATSEVNPEEAAQPTPGDAVEGLLDNTPAKEEAQPAPETGAEMKQPEATETVAMEATGPVEVTLSPDNTLIQFVGTHVGDKPDPRTGNFGKFKGTAKANDGKLTSVTVAIETASLETEFDKLTNHLKNADFFDVRRHPEAKFTSTKIEYGDDGTAKITGDLTLLEKTKSITFPAKVTVGKDVKLNAEFVIDRLEFGMDYSPDKVHKDVTMTIKVGK, encoded by the coding sequence ATGATGCGATTATTCGGACTCCTGTTGGTCACCGGAATCGTTTGCCTTGGCTGCAAACCGCCTGCTGGTGATGTCGAAAATAGTAGCAAGACCGAGACGAACACAACAACCGCTCCCGCTGCTACGAATGACACGCTTCCCCCTCCGAGCGAAGCAGTAAAACCAGCTGAAACGGTGAAACCTGCGGAAGCGGAAAAGGCCCCAGAAGCCCCAGCCGCAGAACCGGCTCCGATGAAAGAGATGCCGGCAGAAGAACCTGCCCCTCCTGCCGAAACGCCCAAGGAAGAACCAAAGGAAGAGCCCAAGCCCGAACCTAAAGCAGAGCCGATGGCCGAAGCAACTTCCGAGGTCAATCCAGAAGAAGCCGCTCAGCCGACTCCTGGCGATGCCGTTGAAGGGCTCTTGGATAACACGCCAGCCAAAGAAGAAGCCCAGCCTGCACCGGAAACAGGCGCGGAAATGAAACAACCGGAAGCAACCGAAACTGTTGCCATGGAAGCAACTGGTCCAGTGGAAGTTACCCTCAGCCCAGACAACACCCTGATTCAGTTTGTTGGCACGCACGTCGGCGACAAGCCCGATCCGCGTACGGGCAATTTTGGTAAATTTAAGGGAACAGCCAAAGCCAATGATGGCAAGCTGACATCCGTGACCGTGGCCATCGAAACGGCATCGTTGGAAACGGAATTTGACAAGCTTACCAACCACCTGAAGAATGCTGACTTCTTCGACGTTCGTCGTCATCCGGAAGCGAAGTTCACCTCGACCAAGATCGAGTACGGCGACGATGGCACCGCCAAGATCACCGGCGACCTAACCTTGCTCGAGAAAACCAAGTCGATCACCTTCCCAGCCAAGGTCACCGTCGGCAAAGACGTGAAGTTGAACGCAGAGTTCGTTATCGATCGTCTTGAGTTTGGCATGGACTACAGCCCAGATAAGGTCCACAAAGACGTGACCATGACCATCAAAGTTGGTAAGTAA
- a CDS encoding DUF4112 domain-containing protein — protein sequence MSMRYLSPNLSRLSPRRPRSPEVVKEVDKRLRALSPEDRQKLIVRLRKIAHLFDDAVRVPGTKITLGWDAVLGLVPFFGDATTTAVSAYFLWEAHRLGASRWTMVKMVGNVLIDFVIGLVPLVGDLADIGFRANRRNMKLLEKELDKIEKGAK from the coding sequence ATGAGCATGCGATACCTCAGCCCCAACTTGTCTCGCCTATCTCCACGTCGTCCCCGCTCTCCCGAGGTGGTCAAGGAGGTGGACAAGCGGCTTCGTGCTCTCTCGCCAGAAGATCGGCAAAAGCTGATCGTCCGGCTACGGAAAATCGCTCATCTGTTTGACGACGCAGTCAGAGTGCCTGGTACTAAGATCACCCTCGGTTGGGATGCCGTACTAGGGCTCGTGCCGTTTTTCGGCGACGCCACCACCACGGCTGTGTCGGCCTATTTCCTGTGGGAAGCTCATCGTCTTGGCGCTTCTCGCTGGACGATGGTTAAGATGGTCGGCAATGTTCTCATTGACTTCGTAATCGGGCTTGTTCCTCTGGTGGGTGACTTGGCCGATATCGGTTTCCGAGCTAATCGTCGGAACATGAAGCTGCTAGAGAAAGAGTTAGACAAGATTGAAAAGGGAGCCAAGTAG
- a CDS encoding DUF6268 family outer membrane beta-barrel protein has protein sequence MKQSHHFVASLLLAGVLSALASPAHAQAQLWAQRDIGTVQREGHFQPIERIPATEVFPGGYELPPYPRTGKPGSPPVPAKLVAENPPELNMLSEDVEKQDALFLTEDEVFTSRPNLKPSKDSILQTLAIQSTWIAGSGDNIGITEVSGSATLGFPAPTRESPLLITPGYGMFFLVGPDSIQAPATLYQAYLTTTWMSQLSPKWGTVLSVTPGVYSDFQLTNSDAFRVSGMAIMSYKSSDTLQWLLGVVYLNRDDYSILPVAGLIWTPSDDYRLELTFPKPRYLQLFNYGEGYEDWWYVAGEFGGGTWSVEHPLGQNDDLTLTDYRLLIGMERKTEGGGKSFVELGYVFGRKLEYKYDPATLDMSDTILLRSGWWY, from the coding sequence TTGAAGCAATCACATCATTTTGTCGCGAGTCTGTTGTTGGCTGGGGTGCTTAGCGCACTCGCCTCGCCAGCGCACGCACAAGCTCAGCTTTGGGCCCAACGCGATATTGGTACGGTTCAGCGAGAAGGGCATTTTCAGCCGATCGAAAGGATTCCGGCTACGGAAGTCTTTCCTGGTGGTTACGAGCTGCCGCCGTATCCACGCACCGGCAAGCCAGGCAGTCCGCCTGTCCCGGCGAAGCTGGTTGCAGAAAATCCGCCTGAATTGAATATGCTCTCGGAAGATGTCGAGAAGCAAGACGCGTTGTTCCTGACCGAAGACGAAGTGTTTACGTCGCGTCCTAATCTGAAACCTTCGAAAGATAGCATTCTGCAGACGTTGGCGATTCAAAGTACTTGGATCGCTGGCAGCGGAGATAACATTGGTATTACCGAAGTTAGCGGCAGTGCAACACTTGGCTTTCCGGCCCCCACGCGGGAATCGCCGCTGCTGATAACCCCTGGCTATGGGATGTTCTTCTTGGTCGGCCCTGATTCGATTCAGGCCCCCGCGACGCTATACCAGGCTTATCTTACGACAACTTGGATGTCGCAACTTTCGCCGAAATGGGGGACCGTGCTGTCGGTTACGCCGGGCGTTTACAGCGATTTTCAACTTACCAACAGCGATGCCTTTCGGGTAAGCGGCATGGCGATCATGTCTTACAAGTCGAGCGATACGCTGCAGTGGTTATTGGGGGTGGTTTACTTGAACCGCGACGACTATTCGATTTTGCCGGTCGCAGGTTTAATTTGGACGCCTTCGGATGACTATCGGCTTGAATTAACATTTCCGAAGCCGAGATATTTGCAGCTGTTCAACTATGGCGAAGGCTATGAAGACTGGTGGTACGTCGCTGGCGAGTTCGGTGGTGGTACGTGGAGTGTTGAGCATCCCTTAGGGCAAAACGACGACCTCACGCTTACCGACTACCGGTTGTTGATCGGCATGGAACGGAAGACCGAAGGAGGGGGCAAGTCGTTTGTCGAATTGGGCTACGTCTTCGGTCGCAAGTTGGAATACAAGTACGATCCGGCCACGCTCGATATGAGCGATACAATCCTGCTACGCAGCGGTTGGTGGTATTAG
- a CDS encoding PVC-type heme-binding CxxCH protein produces the protein MHRPALSVLLLLIAMPAVVWAQRDLKEIPDTDPDAELKSFTVAEGFEVNLFASEPMIASPIQINFDAQGRLWVASSEVYPQIEPGQVANDKIIVLEDTNGDGTADKSTVFADGLLIPTGVLPGDGGVYVANSTELLHMKDTDGDGKADQKRVVLSGFGTEDTHHILHTLRWGYDGMMYFNQSIYIHSHIETPHGVRRLNAGGIWQFRPETMELDVYCRGFVNSWGHHFNQWGADFATDGAYGEGINYIFPGAVYVTAADARRLVQGLNPGSPKHCGLELVGGSHLPADWQTSALTNDFRAHRVSRFVLEEDGSGFASRQAEDVIKASHGAFRPVDIKMGPDGAIYIADWYNPIIQHGEVDFRDSRRDHVHGRIWRVTKKGSPLAKSMNLETASVEQLLEALKSSDMWVRTQAKQQLKQQPREKVVPQLAAWMKSLAKDDPTTEHYRLEGLWAYQALDEVNEPLLQELLASPNHNIRAAAVRVASQWHDQISNPLEVFTAAVRDEHPRVRLEGVRALATIPSPEAMVVGLEATRQPMDRFLDFAVWQLANDLAPQWVPALQKAIAAGDTDSKILQDAQAHPASWAFAMEAIPDAAVAEAAIAIVPQDDAATAQRLVQLAAQRGDAALLGKLFASILPGGNRADDVGQIAPILKSFLVAMETRKTKPEGDLAQIESLYGSSSPEVSALAFDTAIAWSVASHDLVRSYASGDKELPATARVAAVRALAKIPGEQTTKLLVDLIGNQEASQEVRLAALESLAAIALPQASQQAAALLVKEGNEIPATAILTPFVSRKQGQVRLAEALQGKTLARDQAQLALRAARSSAQAAPELVAAIQAAGGLTGGVRQWSDEELAEITNLTMNSGDPHAGEVIFRKAELNCFKCHAIGEAGGKVGPNLISLGASAQPDYIVESLLRPSAKVKENFHSLVILTDEGKVISGIPIRESKDLLVLRDGEGKEIEIAKETIDDRAEGRSLMPDGSIDDLTTQEIVDLATFLSKLGKDEAFSIGSQRYLRKWNTLAHNNESNRAINRTSNDTVAAGNPAFVWSPIFSLVDGGVPLAELPVYRPHGNQPPFSYLQSDIEVATGGKFQLALEGPEGLSVWLDGKPVPTSELLEVDWQPGTHKLTLAVNLEARKNPVKVRVVEEKSTGRLATSTEK, from the coding sequence AAGTTTACCCGCAGATCGAACCTGGCCAGGTTGCCAACGATAAGATCATTGTGTTGGAAGATACCAACGGCGACGGAACCGCGGACAAGTCAACCGTGTTTGCCGATGGCTTGTTGATTCCGACCGGCGTGTTGCCTGGCGATGGCGGGGTGTACGTGGCCAACAGTACCGAACTGTTGCACATGAAAGATACCGACGGCGACGGTAAGGCCGATCAGAAACGAGTCGTCCTGTCAGGTTTCGGGACGGAAGATACCCACCACATTCTGCATACGCTGCGGTGGGGATACGACGGCATGATGTACTTCAATCAGTCGATTTACATTCACAGCCACATCGAAACGCCGCATGGCGTACGTCGCTTAAACGCCGGTGGTATCTGGCAGTTTCGGCCAGAAACAATGGAGTTGGATGTCTACTGCCGTGGGTTTGTGAACTCGTGGGGGCATCACTTCAATCAGTGGGGGGCCGATTTTGCGACCGACGGGGCCTATGGCGAAGGGATTAACTACATCTTTCCCGGGGCCGTTTATGTGACGGCAGCGGATGCGCGACGTTTGGTTCAAGGCTTGAATCCCGGTAGTCCGAAGCATTGCGGTTTGGAATTGGTTGGCGGTTCGCACTTGCCGGCAGATTGGCAAACGAGTGCGTTGACAAATGATTTCCGGGCACACCGCGTGAGCCGTTTTGTGCTTGAAGAAGATGGTTCCGGCTTTGCCAGCCGCCAAGCAGAGGACGTCATCAAGGCCTCGCATGGTGCGTTTCGCCCGGTCGATATCAAAATGGGGCCAGACGGAGCGATCTATATTGCCGATTGGTACAACCCGATCATTCAGCATGGCGAAGTCGACTTCCGGGATTCGCGCCGCGATCACGTGCATGGTCGTATTTGGCGAGTAACCAAAAAGGGAAGCCCTTTGGCCAAGTCGATGAACTTGGAAACCGCATCGGTCGAGCAATTACTAGAAGCTCTCAAGTCTTCTGATATGTGGGTTCGTACACAAGCCAAGCAGCAACTCAAGCAACAGCCGCGTGAAAAAGTGGTGCCCCAGTTGGCTGCTTGGATGAAGTCATTGGCAAAGGACGATCCCACCACCGAGCATTATCGTTTAGAAGGATTGTGGGCCTATCAGGCATTGGACGAAGTCAACGAGCCGTTACTCCAAGAGTTGCTGGCCTCGCCTAATCACAACATTCGAGCAGCAGCCGTGCGGGTGGCCTCACAGTGGCACGATCAAATTTCTAATCCGCTGGAAGTCTTTACGGCCGCCGTTCGCGACGAACATCCCCGCGTTCGCTTGGAAGGGGTGCGGGCCTTGGCGACCATTCCCAGCCCCGAGGCCATGGTTGTCGGCTTAGAAGCAACCCGCCAGCCGATGGATCGTTTCCTGGACTTTGCCGTTTGGCAATTGGCGAACGACCTGGCTCCCCAGTGGGTGCCGGCCCTGCAAAAGGCGATTGCCGCTGGCGACACCGATTCGAAAATTCTGCAAGATGCCCAAGCCCATCCGGCAAGTTGGGCGTTCGCCATGGAAGCCATTCCAGATGCTGCCGTGGCTGAAGCCGCCATCGCAATCGTGCCCCAGGACGATGCCGCCACGGCCCAGCGATTGGTGCAACTGGCTGCCCAGCGAGGCGATGCCGCGTTGCTTGGCAAACTGTTTGCTTCCATCCTGCCAGGAGGCAATCGGGCGGACGACGTCGGCCAGATTGCTCCGATCTTGAAATCGTTTTTGGTCGCGATGGAAACACGGAAGACAAAGCCGGAGGGTGATTTGGCCCAGATCGAAAGCCTGTATGGTTCGTCGTCGCCAGAGGTGTCGGCATTGGCTTTCGATACGGCAATTGCTTGGAGCGTGGCCTCGCACGATTTGGTGCGTTCGTATGCCTCTGGCGACAAAGAGTTGCCAGCGACGGCGCGGGTGGCTGCCGTCCGTGCGCTCGCTAAGATTCCTGGCGAGCAGACCACGAAGTTGTTGGTAGATCTGATCGGCAACCAAGAGGCCAGCCAGGAAGTTCGCTTGGCAGCCTTAGAAAGCTTGGCTGCGATCGCTTTGCCGCAAGCTTCTCAGCAGGCCGCCGCGTTGCTCGTGAAAGAAGGGAACGAAATCCCCGCCACCGCGATTTTGACGCCGTTTGTCAGCCGCAAGCAAGGGCAAGTTCGCCTGGCGGAAGCGCTGCAGGGAAAGACTCTGGCACGCGATCAGGCGCAGTTAGCCTTACGAGCCGCACGCAGCAGCGCTCAAGCCGCTCCGGAACTGGTGGCCGCCATTCAAGCGGCCGGTGGGTTGACCGGAGGCGTGCGACAATGGTCCGATGAAGAACTGGCCGAGATTACCAATTTGACCATGAACTCAGGCGACCCGCATGCTGGGGAAGTGATTTTCCGTAAGGCAGAATTGAACTGCTTCAAGTGTCACGCGATCGGCGAGGCAGGCGGAAAGGTTGGGCCCAATTTGATCAGTTTGGGGGCGAGTGCCCAGCCGGATTACATCGTGGAGTCCCTCTTACGTCCTAGTGCCAAAGTCAAAGAGAATTTCCATTCGCTGGTTATCCTGACCGACGAAGGTAAGGTTATCTCTGGGATTCCGATTCGCGAAAGCAAGGACTTGCTGGTCCTTCGTGATGGCGAAGGCAAGGAAATCGAGATCGCCAAGGAAACGATCGACGATCGGGCGGAAGGGCGTTCGCTGATGCCTGATGGTTCAATCGACGATCTGACGACCCAGGAAATCGTAGACCTCGCCACGTTCCTCTCGAAACTGGGCAAGGACGAGGCGTTCTCGATTGGCAGCCAGCGTTACTTACGAAAATGGAACACGCTAGCTCACAACAACGAGTCGAATCGGGCGATTAACCGCACCAGCAACGACACGGTCGCTGCCGGGAACCCAGCGTTCGTATGGTCCCCGATCTTCAGCTTGGTCGATGGCGGTGTTCCTCTGGCCGAACTTCCAGTTTACCGCCCTCACGGTAATCAGCCTCCGTTCAGCTATTTGCAGAGCGATATCGAAGTCGCCACCGGTGGAAAGTTCCAACTCGCCCTGGAAGGGCCTGAAGGGCTATCGGTATGGTTGGATGGCAAGCCGGTACCGACTTCGGAATTGCTGGAAGTCGACTGGCAGCCGGGCACACACAAGTTGACGCTAGCGGTCAATTTGGAAGCCCGCAAGAATCCGGTAAAGGTCCGTGTCGTGGAAGAAAAATCGACCGGTCGCCTAGCCACCTCAACAGAGAAATAA